The Leadbetterella byssophila DSM 17132 DNA window TACAGCCGGATAGGAGAAGCTGATGAATATGGTTCGGTTCAAAGCTTTGTACTTCTTAGCCATTTTATAAACCTTCTCCGCTGATTCTGCAGATTTCGCAGCTCCTGAAGGAGCACTTTTAATTTCAGCAAAGAGAATGGTTTTCTTAAATTTTTTCGACATCTTAAAAAAATCTTCGAGAAGTGGAAGATTTTCTCCGTTCTTCAATTTGGTTTGATTGAGTTCTTCATATGTATGATCCTCAATGCGTTTACCTAAATAATCCGCATCGTGGTTAACTACTAATATGCCGTCCTTAGTCATATTAATATCAAATTCTGTCCCTCCGCATCCCAGTTCGAAGGAATGTTTTAATGATTCCAATGAATTTTGTGGAGCTCCAGTATTTTTCCATGCCCCTCTATGGGCTACTACCTTGTTTTGCCCAAAGGCTACACTACTCATAAATAAGATTGAAAGAAGTACTTTATACATGATTGAGGTATTTAAAAACCTAAATATACAGGGGAATGAAATAGGCTGCACCTATTGGAGATGAATTAAATATTAACAGTTGCCTGAACCTAATGGATTTAAGAATTTACCTTTGAATAAATGTGTGAAGCAAACTGTAATAGATCAACGAATTTTACTATTTTTGCTCACGATCACATTATCCATTAAGAAAATGAAATTTATCGTTTCAAGTACGGAACTCTTAAAAAACCTTTCATATATAAGCGGAGTGATAGCCCCAAACCCTATCGTTCCCATCCTAGAAAACTTTTTGTTTGAACTTGATCAGAATAAATTGGTGGTCACTGCTTCTGATATGCAAACCGTCATGGTGGCTGAATTAGACGTTAATTCATCAGATGTAGCCTCTATAGCTATTCCTGCTCGTCTATTAATGGACACCTTGAAAAGCTTACCGGAGCAACCTATCACGGTTAACTTAAATACGGATACCTTCGGAGTGGAAATTGTAACTTCTACTGGTAGATTTAAGATTACGGGAGAGAATCCATTGGATTTCCCAAGACCTCCTCAAGTGAACAAGAATTTCAATATTGAATTAAATTCTGACGTATTAGCGGCAGCTATAAATAATACCATTTTCGCCACAAGTACTGACGACTTACGTCCGGCTATGACTGGGGTATTCATGGATATCCAGTCTGACCATACTACATTTGTGGCTACTGATGGGCATCGTTTGATTCGATACAGAAGAAACGATATCCAATCTTCTACAGATAACCGTTTAATTCTACCTAGAAAGGCCTTGAACTTGTTGAAAAGCTCATTGCCATCTGATGTAGTTCCTGTGGTTACTGAATTTAGTAGCTCTAATGCCTTCTTTAGCTTTGGCAATATCAAATTGATCTGTAGATTGATTGATGAGCGCTACCCGGATTATGATAATGTGATTCCAAAAGCTAACCCTTACAAGTTGATCGTAGAAAGATCTACTTTTTTAGCTACGCTAAAACGTATCTCTATCTTCTCTAACAAGACAACTCACCAAATTCGCTTGAAAATGGAGCCAAATGAGTTGACCATCTCTGCTGAAGATTTAGATTATTCAAACGAAGCGGTAGAAAAGATTGCTTGTGAATTCGATGGGGAACTGCTTGAAATAGGATTCAATGCTAAATTCCTTTCGGAAATGCTAAGTAACCTATCCTCTTCTACCGTTATGATGGAATTATCTCAGCCTAACCGTGCCGGATTGATCGTTCCAACTTCCAAACAGGATAATGAAGATATTCTCATGCTGGTAATG harbors:
- a CDS encoding glycerophosphodiester phosphodiesterase, whose product is MYKVLLSILFMSSVAFGQNKVVAHRGAWKNTGAPQNSLESLKHSFELGCGGTEFDINMTKDGILVVNHDADYLGKRIEDHTYEELNQTKLKNGENLPLLEDFFKMSKKFKKTILFAEIKSAPSGAAKSAESAEKVYKMAKKYKALNRTIFISFSYPAVERLLTIDKKAHVQYLSGDKDPSTLKAAGVPGLDYNLGVLQKNPDWIKQAKSLGLSTNVWTVNKEDQMKYFLDAGIDFLTTDEPELALKLIK
- the dnaN gene encoding DNA polymerase III subunit beta, giving the protein MKFIVSSTELLKNLSYISGVIAPNPIVPILENFLFELDQNKLVVTASDMQTVMVAELDVNSSDVASIAIPARLLMDTLKSLPEQPITVNLNTDTFGVEIVTSTGRFKITGENPLDFPRPPQVNKNFNIELNSDVLAAAINNTIFATSTDDLRPAMTGVFMDIQSDHTTFVATDGHRLIRYRRNDIQSSTDNRLILPRKALNLLKSSLPSDVVPVVTEFSSSNAFFSFGNIKLICRLIDERYPDYDNVIPKANPYKLIVERSTFLATLKRISIFSNKTTHQIRLKMEPNELTISAEDLDYSNEAVEKIACEFDGELLEIGFNAKFLSEMLSNLSSSTVMMELSQPNRAGLIVPTSKQDNEDILMLVMPVMLNSYN